The following coding sequences are from one Diabrotica virgifera virgifera chromosome 2, PGI_DIABVI_V3a window:
- the LOC126880608 gene encoding facilitated trehalose transporter Tret1-like: MVVVNIEKNKVSKNEEEKTWPQIYAVLITTMVGITNGQFYAWASPFMVQIINDKANYNITEEQASYFNTINPIFTVLICPFCSKFTDNLGRKKTILLITVPQIAGWVCAALAKDVYLFYVSRAFAGIADAIFFAALPPYIGEITTPGVRGKWGNLLAGSYYIGEFSINVIGSYFGVVRSSYICLPLPIIFFVLFSLIPESPYYLLMKGKEDEAKKSLIYFRGDKTIDQNLNQLKHDVQRQMSESGTWIDLFKIKSNRKALLAAAFLRFTQHTSGLGILITFTQFVFQKSGGNLSHELSSIIYTGVQMTLNFIVLTFIMHRFGRRGCYMTSTGVNGIILFFMATYFYFNDYTDIDVSSFNWFPVASTVVFQIFASFGLNVIPTLMLSELFSVSIKTKAMVLIVLTFGAGGALINYLFYLINTSAGFFAPFYVFAFCNILTAVVTYFILPETRGKTLEDIQQSLKNNKIY, from the exons ATGGTTGTGGTTAACattgaaaaaaataaagtttCTAAAAATGAAGAGGAAAAGACGTGGCCACAAATATATGCCGTATTAATAA CTACAATGGTCGGCATCACCAACGGGCAATTTTACGCATGGGCCTCCCCATTCATGGTACAAATAATTAACGACAAGGCGAATTATAACATCACAGAAGAACAGGCATCTTATTTCAATACAATAAATCCAATATTTACCGTTCTCATCTGTCCCTTCTGTTCTAAATTTACCGATAATCTTGGACGCAAGAAGACAATATTGCTGATTACAGTACCTCAGATAGCTGGTTGGGTGTGCGCTGCATTAGCCAAAGACGTATACCTATTCTATGTCTCACGCGCCTTCGCAGGAATTGCTGATGCAATATTCTTTGCAGCTCTTCCTCCTTATATCGGAGAAATAACAACACCCGGAGTAAGAGGCAAGTGGGGGAATCTTCTTGCAGGATCCTACTACATAGGAGAGTTCTCAATTAACGTCATAGGCAGTTACTTTGGGGTAGTAAGAAGTTCTTACATATGTCTGCCCTTGCCTATTATATTCTTCGTTTTGTTTTCATTGATACCCGAATCTCCGTATTATTTATTAATGAAGGGCAAAGAAGATGAAGCCAAAAAGTCCTTAATATATTTTAGAGGAGACAAAACTATTGACCAAAATTTAAATCAACTAAAACATGATGTTCAGCGACAAATGTCAGAATCAGGAACATGGATagacttgtttaaaataaaaagtaacaGGAAGGCTTTGTTAGCAGCAGCTTTTTTGCGTTTTACACAACACACGTCAGGGCTTGGTATTTTAATAACATTTACCCAGTTTGTTTTCCAAAAATCTGGAGGAAACCTAAGCCACGAGTTGTCTTCTATAATATACACAGGTGTCCAGATGACTTTGAATTTTATCGTCCTGACTTTCATCATGCATAGATTTGGACGGAGAGGCTGCTATATGACAAGCACTGGTGTTAATGGTATAATACTATTTTTCATGGCAACCTATTTTTACTTCAATGATTATACTGACATCGACGTTTCGAGTTTCAATTGGTTTCCAGTCGCCAGCACGGTTGTATTTCAAATTTTTGCTTCATTTGGCTTAAACGTCATTCCCACTCTTATGCTGAGTGAGCTCTTCTCGGTCAGTATTAAAACTAAAGCAATGGTCTTAATTGTTCTTACTTTTGGAGCGGGTGGTGCCCTTatcaattatttgttttatttaatcAATACAAGTGCTGGATTTTTTGCACCTTTCTACGTGTTTGCATTTTGTAATATTCTAACTGCAGTAGTAACTTATTTTATATTACCAGAAACAAGGGGTAAGACGCTAGAAGATATTCAGCAGTCCTTGAAGAAtaacaaaatatattag
- the LOC126880609 gene encoding facilitated trehalose transporter Tret1-like, which translates to MVVVNIEKNKVSKKEQEKTWPQIYAVFISTMVGITNGQFYAWASPFMVQIINDKVKYNITEKQASYFNVINPIFTCLICPFCSKLTDNLGRKKTILLITVPQIASWLCAALAKDVYLFYISRAFAGIADGIFLAALPPYIGEITTPAVRGKWGNLLSGSYYIGEFSINVIGSYFGVVTSSYICLPLPMIFFILFVMVPESPYYLLINGKEEKAKNSLIYFRGDKDIDKRFNQLKHDVQQQMSESGTWKDLFTIKSNRKALLAAVFLRFTQHTSGFSVLITFTQFIFQKSGGNLSQELSSIIYTGVQMALNFIVVTFIMQRVGRRCCYMTSTGGNGIVLFFMATYFYLNDYTDIDVSSFNWFPVASMISYQIFASFGLNVIPTLMMSELFSVSIKSKAIVLAVLMFGAGGAVANYLFYSINTSAGFFTPFYVFAGCNIITAITTYFILPETRGKTLEDIQQALKNDKLY; encoded by the coding sequence gtaCAATGGTCGGCATTACCAACGGGCAATTTTACGCATGGGCATCCCCATTCATGGTACAAATAATTAACGACAAGGTGAAATACAACATCACAGAAAAACAGGCATCTTATTTTAATGTAATAAATCCAATATTTACCTGTCTTATCTGCCCCTTCTGTTCTAAACTTACCGATAATCTTGGACGCAAGAAGACAATATTGCTGATTACAGTACCACAGATAGCTAGTTGGCTCTGCGCTGCATTGGCTAAGGATGTTTACCTGTTCTATATCTCACGAGCCTTTGCGGGAATTGCTGATGGAATATTCCTTGCAGCACTACCTCCTTATATCGGAGAAATAACAACACCTGCAGTAAGGGGCAAGTGGGGAAATCTTCTTTCAGGCTCCTACTACATAGGAGAGTTTTCAATTAATGTCATCGGCAGTTACTTTGGGGTTGTCACAAGTTCTTACATATGTTTGCCATTGCCTATgatattctttattttgtttgtaaTGGTACCGGAATCTCCATATTATTTATTGATCAACGGAAAAGAAGAGAAAGCTAAGAACTCCTTAATATATTTTAGAGGTGATAAAGATATTGACAAACGTTTTAATCAACTAAAACATGATGTTCAGCAACAAATGTCAGAATCAGGAACGTGGAAAGACTTGTTTACAATCAAAAGTAATAGGAAGGCCTTACTAGCAGCAGTTTTTTTGCGCTTTACACAACACACATCTGGATTTAGTGTTTTGATAACATTTACacagtttatttttcaaaaatctggaGGAAACTTAAGCCAGGAGTTGTCTTCTATAATATATACAGGCGTCCAGATGGCTTTGAACTTCATCGTCGTGACGTTTATCATGCAGAGAGTTGGACGGAGATGCTGCTATATGACAAGCACTGGCGGTAATGGTATAGTATTATTCTTCATGGCAACCTATTTTTACCTCAACGATTATACTGACATCGACGTTTCGAGTTTCAATTGGTTTCCAGTCGCCAGCATGATCTCATATCAAATTTTTGCTTCATTTGGCTTAAACGTTATTCCCACTCTTATGATGAGTGAGCTCTTCTCGGTCAGTATTAAATCCAAAGCAATAGTTTTGGCTGTTTTAATGTTTGGAGCAGGTGGTGCTGTGGCCAATTATTTGTTCTACTCAATTAACACAAGTGCTGGATTTTTTACACCTTTCTACGTGTTTGCAGGCTGTAATATTATCACTGCAATAACAACCTATTTTATATTACCAGAAACAAGGGGGAAAACGCTGGAAGATATTCAGCAGGCTTTGAAGAATGACAAACTATATTAG